A genomic segment from Spinacia oleracea cultivar Varoflay chromosome 3, BTI_SOV_V1, whole genome shotgun sequence encodes:
- the LOC110777984 gene encoding glucan endo-1,3-beta-glucosidase 12: MALHFHSFSLFLLCLSVATQTTAEILTVHSNHNNPASSSSMAVSVNNNQELTEVATSVLMAETWLRNHVLPYYPSFNITHIVVGHNLLCSFQTHQQFHQYFLPALRNLHHSLIRWGLQSQIKVSPSFSSHCLQLSPDSAFSLLQPLLQFIHFTNSSYLVNPNPSSESSSPISGQKFESLALTHLQNLKKIGFLPLKDLNLLVVLSNTAQEIKPSTKRKLTYILPGSLPPLIGVGPTISPPSPPHYGLSPAHSPHPHPHHHHYQPPPCNPSPPQAAAAAPGPEAEPRREKLWCVAKPSVPTETLQEGMDYACGEVGAECDEIQPDGNCYYPDSLVSHASYAFNSYWQKTKINGGTCSFGGTAMLINSDPSFLQCRFMVV; this comes from the exons atggcACTGCATTTCCACTCCTTCTCCCTCTTCCTGCTATGTCTTTCTG TTGCAACTCAGACAACAGCTGAAATCTTGACTGTCCACTCAAACCACAACAATCctgcttcttcttcttccatGGCTGTTTCAGTGAACAACAACCAAGAACTCACCGAGGTTGCAACCAGTGTTTTAATGGCGGAAACATGGTTAAGAAACCATGTTTTACCTTATTACCCTTCTTTCAACATTACCCACATTGTTGTCGGACACAATCTCCTCTGTTCTTTCCAAACCCACCAACAATTTCACCAATATTTTTTACCTGCACTCAGAAATCTTCACCATTCTCTCATCAGATGGGGTTTACAGTCACAAATCAAGGTTTCCCCCTCTTTTTCATCCCACTGTCTGCAATTATCCCCTGATtcagctttctctctcctccaacctCTTCTACAGTTCATCCATTTCACCAACTCTTCTTATTTGGTAAACCCAAACCCATCTTCTGAATCATCATCACCCATTTCTGGACAAAAGTTTGAATCTTTGGCCTTAACCCACTTGCAAAACCTCAAAAAGATTGGATTTTTACCTTTAAAAGATCTCAATTTGTTGGTGGTTTTAAGCAATACAGCTCAAGAAATCAAGCCTTCAACAAAGAGGAAATTGACATACATTCTTCCCGGTTCACTCCCCCCTCTAATTGGGGTTGGGCCTACAATTTCCCCACCAAGCCCACCACATTACGGGTTAAGCCCAGCCCATTCCCCTCACCCTcacccccaccaccaccactaccagCCACCACCCTGCAACCCATCCCCGCCACAGGCGGCGGCGGCGGCACCAGGGCCTGAGGCTGAgccaaggagagagaaactctgGTGCGTGGCGAAACCGAGTGTGCCAACAGAGACATTGCAAGAAGGAATGGATTATGCTTGTGGTGAAGTAGGAGCAGAATGTGATGAAATTCAACCAGATGGGAATTGTTATTACCCAGATTCTCTTGTTTCTCATGCTTCTTATGCTTTCAATAGTTATTGGCAGAAGACTAAGATTAATGGTGGCACTTGTAGCTTTGGTGGTACTGCTATGCTCATCAATTCTGACCCaa GTTTTCTTCAGTGCAGATTCATGGTGGTTTGA
- the LOC130470173 gene encoding uncharacterized protein, which produces MSLVKKYGKPDLFLTMTCNPNWPEIKQELAVGEEAQNRPDLVSRIFRAKLIALKHHIMKKKIFGEVAAMIYVVEFQKRGLRHAHFLVILKPNSKIRSPADFDKFVSAEIPPLANPHLRKIVLQHMMHGPCGQLNPDCACMKRKGNEGHCKYGYPKKFAAETTNSSDGYPLYKRIDTGESVCIRRVNMDNRSVIPYNPYLSSLFDCHLNVEVCSTIMAVKYLYKYVYKGHDRISFNVQDGSTAIVDEIQQYQAGRWVSPCEAAWRIFGFDLFEMFPSVLPLQIHLPNLQTIQVMPHENLDEIILNDKRSRTQLTEFFRMNAATPDGTGYTYAEFPEHYKWEGKEWKKRSNKTVVVGRLTFVAPAEGERYFLILLLMHVDSPRSFDHLRTVDGYKCATFQETALRLKLLEEDNAVDLCLAEACEVQMPTAFRQLFSTVLIFCQPSDPNALWLKYYDALSEDYRHQYPSSDSRSRELTVRSVEQSLEAMGKSFRDFGLQHLNDFQDEEFRRTKDIIDALDAPIPRDCIDARNTLNQAQQEAFDSIIDHVLKGKPGAFFIDGPGGTGKTFLYNALYAEVRLMNKIVLPTATSGIAASNIPSGRTAHSRFKIPIDSDASLACDVPKQGSLACLLKETSLIIWDEASMARKENVESLDMLLRDLCDENTLFGGKLVVFGGDFRQVLPVLPRKTQREAVAASLVSSVLWPRFIRFNLTENVRAREDPYFSAFLLSLGNGELQTGENDLVQLPMQIVHPSEVASDPIAELTAIAFPEVDVCRSTPGNFTTTAILTPLNEDVDDINATLIDKFPGESVMYRSFDTVLDDNSAIYPPEFIHTLCPGGMSPYKLVLKKNCPVLLLRNILPSSGLCNGTRMICKNFYPNLIECMITTGQHSGSHVFIPRIRLRPSASSNYPFQFQRKQFPIKLSFAMTINKSQGQTLSQVSIYLPQPCFSHGQLYVALSRARKACNVKVVSKQSPGHQPEHHVRNVISYDVLRLAACFVIILVRLTVTKHVHAMQLLLLFVPFGLCCKYAREKQPTCVENHASTCILMSSADQEIFGVHICQVRALIAHTTSYYSFLFCESLCVLLSLLKHLSSSDWPLPKVFVFFSGNKKPADHSTWSYPLERCSTLYSVPIFYNLSRILQLPLHNQNLQFVRVSSKMLLISQAAVGVDFSSESVNT; this is translated from the exons ATGTCCTTAGTTAAGAAGTATGGGAAGCCTGATTTGTTCCTTACAATGACGTGCAATCCTAATTGGCCAGAGATTAAACAAGAGTTGGCTGTCGGAGAGGAGGCACAAAACCGGCCAGATTTAGTTTCAAGGATTTTCCGTGCTAAACTGATAGCGCTAAAACACCATatcatgaaaaaaaaaatatttggtGAAGTTGCTGCTATGATATATGTTGTTGAGTTCCAGAAACGGGGGTTGCGGCACGCTCATTTCCTTGTTATCCTTAAACCCAATTCTAAGATTAGAAGCCCTGCTGACTTTGATAAGTTTGTTTCTGCTGAGATCCCTCCTCTTGCCAACCCTCACTTGAGGAAGATTGTTCTTCAACACATGATGCATGGCCCATGTGGACAACTGAACCCTGATTGTGCGTGCATGAAACGGAAAGGTAATGAGGGGCACTGCAAGTATGGATATCCGAAAAAATTTGCTGCCGAGACAACTAACAGCAGCGATGGATACCCACTTTATAAAAGGATAGATACTGGAGAAAGTGTTTGTATTCGCAGGGTTAATATGGATAACAGGTCAGTTATTCCGTATAACCCGTACCTATCATCACTTTTTGATTGCCACTTAAACGTTGAGGTTTGTTCGACCATAATGGCAGTCAAATACCTGTACAAATATGTGTACAAGGGCCATGACAGGATCTCATTCAACGTGCAGGATGGTAGCACTGCTATTGTTGATGAGATACAACAGTACCAGGCTGGGAGGTGGGTTTCCCCGTGTGAGGCAGCATGGAGAATTTTCGGGTTCGATCTGTTTGAGATGTTTCCATCGGTGTTGCCTCTGCAAATACATCTGCCTAACTTGCAGACAATCCAGGTAATGCCTCATGAGAATTTAGACGAGATCATTTTAAATGATAAAAGATCTCGAACTCAACTTACAGAATTCTTTAGGATGAATGCTGCCACACCTGATGGAACGGGCTATACATATGCAGAATTTCCAGAGCATTATAAGTGGGAGGGTAAAGAATGGAAAAAAAGAAGCAACAAGACCGTTGTTGTTGGCAGGCTCACTTTTGTAGCACCTGCTGAAGGGGAACGTTACTTCCTCATATTATTACTGATGCATGTGGATAGCCCGCGATCCTTTGATCATCTCCGAACTGTTGATGGATATAAGTGTGCCACTTTTCAGGAGACAGCTCTGCGGCTGAAATTACTAGAGGAAGACAACGCTGTCGACTTGTGCTTAGCTGAAGCGTGTGAAGTGCAAATGCCGACTGCATTCCGACAGCTCTTTTCAACAGTGCTGATCTTCTGCCAGCCAAGTGACCCCAATGCCCTCTGGTTAAAATACTACGACGCTCTCTCTGAAGATTATAGGCACCAGTATCCGAGTTCTGATAGCAGGTCAAGGGAGCTCACTGTTAGATCTGTTGAGCAATCTCTTGAAGCAATGGGGAAATCATTTAGAGACTTTGGCCTACAACATTTAAATGATTTTCAAGATGAAGAGTTCAGGCGAACAAAAGACATTATCGATGCACTTGATGCACCGATACCTCGGGACTGTATTGATGCCCGTAACACATTAAACCAAGCACAGCAGGAGGCATTTGACAGCATTATTGACCACGTTCTTAAAGGGAAACCTGGTGCATTCTTCATAGACGGGCCCGGAGGAACAGGTAAAACCTTCCTATACAATGCTCTCTATGCAGAGGTTCGTTTGATGAACAAGATTGTCCTACCAACTGCGACATCTGGAATTGCAGCATCAAATATACCTTCTGGGAGGACTGCTCACTCTCGGTTTAAAATACCGATAGATTCtgatgcttcccttgcttgcgATGTTCCTAAACAAGGCAGTCTTGCATGTTTACTAAAAGAGACATCGTTGATTATTTGGGACGAAGCTTCAATGGCAAGGAAAGAAAATGTTGAGTCATTAGACATGCTTCTACGAGACTTGTGTGATGAGAATACCCTTTTTGGTGGCAAGCTTGTGGTTTTTGGTGGCGACTTCCGTCAGGTCCTGCCCGTCCTACCCCGCAAAACACAGCGAGAAGCTGTTGCTGCTAGCTTAGTGAGTTCTGTTCTTTGGCCTCGGTTCATTAGGTTCAATCTCACTGAAAATGTTCGGGCAAGAGAAGATCCCTACTTTTCTGCGTTTTTGCTTTCTCTTGGAAATGGTGAGCTGCAAACCGGCGAGAATGACCTTGTGCAATTGCCAATGCAGATAGTACACCCATCTGAGGTCGCTTCTGATCCTATTGCCGAACTTACTGCAATTGCATTTCCCGAGGTAGATGTTTGCAGGTCCACCCCAGGCAATTTCACAACAACGGCTATACTGACCCCCCTGAATGAAgatgttgatgatatcaatgctACCCTGATAGACAAATTCCCTGGAGAATCTGTTATGTACAGGAGTTTTGATACAGTTCTTGATGATAATAGCGCGATCTATCCTCCTGAATTTATACACACCCTCTGCCCAGGTGGAATGAGCCCATACAAGCTCGTCTTGAAGAAAAATTGTCCAGTTCTTCTGCTTCGCAATATCCTGCCTTCGTCTGGCCTGTGCAATGGGACACGTATGATATGCAAGAATTTCTACCCGAATCTGATTGAATGCATGATCACGACTGGGCAGCACAGCGGAAGCCATGTTTTTATACCCCGAATTAGGCTTCGGCCGTCTGCATCTTCCAATTATCCTTTCCAATTTCAGAGGAAACAATTCCCTATAAAACTAAGCTTTGCAATGACGATAAACAAGTCACAAGGGCAAACACTAAGCCAAGTCTCCATCTATCTTCCCCAGCCGTGTTTCTCCCATGGTCAGCTTTATGTGGCATTGTCTCGTGCTAGAAAAGCATGTAACGTCAAAGTTGTTTCAAAACAATCTCCGGGACACCAACCTGAGCACCATGTTAGAAATGTCATCTCTTATGATGTGCTCAGATTAGCCG CTTGCTTTGTTATTATTCTTGTACGGCTTACTGTAACCAAACATGTTCATGCCATGCAGTTGTTGCtcctttttgtgccttttggTTTGTGCTGCAAATATGCCCGTGAAAAACAGCCCACCTGTGTAGAAAATCATGCAAGCACATGCATTCTAATGTCATCTGCAG ATCAAGAAATTTTTGGTGTTCATATATGCCAAGTGAGGGCTCTGATAGCTCATACAACCTCATATTATTCTTTCT TATTTTGTGAGTCCCTTTGTGTTCTACTCTCATTATTAAAGCACCTAAGCTCAAGCGATTGG CCTCTTCCAAAGGTGTTTGTTTTTTTCTCAGGAAATAAAAAACCAGCAGACCACAGTACATGGTCATACCCATTAGAGAG ATGTAGCACCCTCTATTCAGTCCCAATCTTTTACAACCTAAGCAGAATTTTACAGCTTCCTCTCCACAATCAGAATCTGCAGTTTGTCAG AGTTAGTTCTAAGATGCTGCTTATTTCTCAAGCAGCAGTTGGTGTTGATTTTTCCTCTGAATCTGTCAACACAtag